The following coding sequences lie in one Kingella potus genomic window:
- a CDS encoding aldehyde dehydrogenase family protein, whose amino-acid sequence MFRSTHILSGDTLYERPPQTIREFQTALDRLRVRQAAFAALDAGERAALLEAFAGRLEAAKGRLARMICEEVGRCLRECEAELAKSVELVRHCARTAPALLSPQTVPTPAARSEIHFAPLGIVFAVMPWNYPVWQILRFAVPALCAGNACAVKPAPSVARISATLFDTVSDSLPLIPAWLAHGDVEHAIAAADAFAFTGSAATGRKLAAAAAGRLKKSVLELGGSNPFIVLPDADLQQAARDACYSRFRDAGQSCNAAKRIILVGETAEPFIRLFLAECAKLKSGDPFDPATTLAPMHRADLREKLHMQVQDAVAHGAILLCGGYLPEGKGTFYPATVLDRVPPGCRAYREELFGPAAAILRARDPQHAVALANDNPYGLGASIYTADERAARHYAALLQTGAVYVNRHTSSDLRLPFGGIKDSGYGRELSEFGLYEFANIKTYRQNQP is encoded by the coding sequence TTGTTCCGCAGCACCCACATCCTCAGCGGCGACACCCTCTACGAGCGGCCGCCGCAAACCATACGGGAATTTCAGACGGCCTTGGATCGCCTGCGCGTCAGGCAGGCCGCCTTCGCCGCATTGGATGCCGGCGAACGCGCAGCCCTGCTCGAAGCCTTTGCCGGCCGCCTCGAAGCCGCCAAAGGCCGCCTCGCCCGCATGATTTGCGAAGAAGTCGGCCGCTGCCTGCGCGAATGCGAAGCCGAGCTGGCCAAATCCGTCGAACTCGTCCGCCACTGCGCCCGCACCGCACCCGCCCTGCTCTCCCCCCAAACCGTCCCCACCCCCGCCGCCCGCAGCGAAATCCACTTCGCCCCGCTGGGCATCGTTTTCGCCGTGATGCCGTGGAACTACCCCGTCTGGCAGATACTCCGTTTCGCCGTGCCCGCCCTTTGCGCCGGCAACGCCTGCGCCGTCAAACCCGCCCCCAGCGTCGCCCGCATCAGCGCGACCCTGTTCGACACCGTGTCCGACAGCCTTCCCCTCATCCCCGCCTGGCTTGCCCACGGCGACGTAGAACACGCCATCGCCGCCGCCGACGCATTCGCCTTCACCGGCTCCGCCGCCACCGGCCGCAAACTCGCCGCCGCAGCGGCAGGCCGTCTGAAAAAAAGCGTCTTGGAACTCGGCGGAAGCAATCCCTTCATCGTCCTGCCCGATGCCGATCTGCAACAGGCCGCCCGCGATGCCTGCTACTCCCGCTTCCGCGATGCCGGACAATCGTGCAACGCCGCCAAACGCATCATCCTGGTCGGAGAAACCGCCGAACCCTTTATCCGCCTCTTTCTGGCCGAATGCGCCAAACTCAAAAGCGGCGACCCCTTCGACCCCGCCACCACCCTCGCCCCCATGCACCGCGCCGACCTGCGCGAAAAACTCCATATGCAGGTGCAGGATGCCGTCGCCCACGGCGCAATCCTCCTCTGCGGCGGCTACCTGCCCGAAGGGAAAGGCACGTTCTACCCCGCCACCGTCCTCGACCGCGTCCCGCCCGGCTGCCGCGCCTACCGCGAAGAACTCTTCGGCCCCGCCGCCGCCATCCTGCGCGCCCGCGACCCGCAGCACGCCGTCGCCCTCGCCAACGACAACCCCTACGGACTCGGAGCCAGCATCTACACTGCCGACGAACGGGCCGCCCGACACTACGCCGCCCTGCTGCAAACCGGCGCGGTATATGTCAACCGCCACACCAGCAGCGACCTGCGCCTGCCCTTCGGCGGCATCAAAGACTCCGGCTACGGCCGCGAACTCTCCGAGTTCGGCCTTTACGAATTCGCCAACATCAAAACCTACCGGCAAAACCAACCATGA
- a CDS encoding toxin-antitoxin system YwqK family antitoxin, whose protein sequence is MNRKHLLPALLALCTAAALAAPQKIYFNQQGRPTGEPAAYAYIREYTPEGSHARVQDFYYPSRRKYSDPYRAPLSQIRQFVPKLDNGILVLWHLNGRKKMHAPYQNGKPDGEWTNWYNNGGKSAVMPYKNGLTEGTGARYYPNGRKESEIEFHADKANGKWKQWYPDGSPKSEVVMKNDEPAEMVSWDEKGRLTAELAFADKKRSGIMLEWHSNGAKKSESVYQDDELVSRTVWDENGLITEQY, encoded by the coding sequence ATGAACCGAAAACACCTCCTCCCCGCCCTCCTCGCCCTCTGCACCGCCGCCGCCCTGGCCGCCCCGCAGAAAATCTATTTCAACCAACAGGGCCGCCCCACCGGAGAGCCTGCCGCCTACGCCTACATACGCGAATACACCCCCGAAGGCAGCCATGCCAGAGTGCAGGACTTCTACTACCCGTCGCGGCGCAAATACTCCGACCCCTACCGCGCCCCCCTGTCGCAAATCCGGCAGTTCGTCCCCAAGCTCGACAACGGCATCCTCGTGCTCTGGCATCTCAACGGCCGCAAAAAAATGCACGCCCCCTACCAAAACGGCAAACCCGACGGCGAATGGACCAACTGGTACAACAACGGCGGCAAATCCGCCGTCATGCCCTACAAAAACGGCCTGACCGAAGGCACGGGCGCGCGCTACTACCCCAACGGCCGCAAAGAAAGCGAAATCGAATTCCACGCCGACAAAGCCAACGGCAAATGGAAACAATGGTATCCCGACGGCAGCCCCAAAAGCGAAGTCGTCATGAAAAACGACGAACCCGCCGAAATGGTGTCATGGGACGAAAAAGGCCGCCTCACCGCCGAACTCGCCTTCGCAGACAAAAAACGCAGCGGCATCATGCTCGAATGGCACAGCAACGGCGCGAAAAAGTCCGAATCCGTCTATCAGGACGACGAACTCGTCAGCCGCACCGTATGGGACGAAAACGGCCTCATCACCGAGCAATACTGA
- a CDS encoding XAC2610-related protein, translating into MRRLSAACLIFAAANAFADTPVATYSVPTPAGFPFAVETQVLSDNGYQVKITDRETGKVQVIEDIVDFPVLKEKIRDLVAIRDYNGDGRPDIAVRIVGAYTLSADELYLFNPATRQFKEVPYDNPDKVIAFVGNVEVIRKGCIRVEHRISIRDYGHEDYCWKNGGWQEIKAAKAKQGGKGRKSK; encoded by the coding sequence ATGCGCCGCCTGTCCGCCGCCTGCCTGATTTTTGCCGCCGCCAACGCCTTTGCCGACACGCCCGTTGCAACCTACTCCGTCCCCACCCCTGCCGGCTTCCCTTTCGCCGTCGAAACCCAAGTCCTCTCCGACAACGGCTATCAGGTGAAAATCACCGATCGGGAAACCGGCAAAGTACAAGTCATCGAAGACATCGTCGATTTCCCCGTCCTCAAAGAAAAAATCCGCGACTTGGTAGCAATCCGCGACTACAACGGCGACGGCCGTCCCGACATCGCCGTACGCATCGTCGGTGCCTACACCCTGTCCGCCGACGAACTCTACCTATTCAACCCCGCCACACGGCAGTTTAAAGAAGTGCCCTACGACAACCCCGATAAAGTCATTGCCTTTGTCGGCAACGTCGAAGTCATCCGCAAAGGCTGCATCCGCGTCGAACACCGCATCAGCATCCGCGACTACGGCCACGAAGACTACTGCTGGAAAAACGGCGGCTGGCAAGAGATCAAAGCCGCAAAAGCCAAACAGGGCGGCAAAGGCAGGAAAAGCAAATAG
- the bfr gene encoding bacterioferritin, translated as MKGDKAVIDYMNELLAGELAARDQYFIHSRMYAEWGYNKLFERLGHEMVEETEHAEQFIRRILMLEGTPNMVPTALNIGTDLPSMLKADLNTELEVRAALKKGIKLCEEKQDYVTRDIMVKQLADTEEDHAHWLEQQLRLIDLMGLENYTQSQL; from the coding sequence ATGAAAGGCGATAAAGCTGTCATCGATTATATGAACGAACTTCTGGCCGGCGAGCTGGCTGCACGCGACCAGTATTTCATCCACTCCCGTATGTATGCCGAATGGGGCTACAACAAACTCTTCGAGCGTTTGGGACACGAAATGGTTGAAGAAACCGAACACGCCGAACAGTTTATCCGCCGCATTCTGATGCTGGAAGGCACGCCGAACATGGTGCCCACCGCGCTGAATATCGGCACCGACCTGCCCTCCATGCTCAAAGCCGACCTGAACACCGAATTGGAAGTTCGCGCCGCTTTGAAAAAAGGCATCAAACTGTGCGAAGAGAAACAGGATTATGTTACCCGCGACATCATGGTCAAACAGCTTGCCGATACCGAAGAAGACCATGCGCACTGGCTCGAACAGCAGCTCCGCCTGATTGATCTGATGGGTTTGGAAAACTACACCCAGAGCCAGCTCTAA
- the bfr gene encoding bacterioferritin, producing the protein MQGDRTVIRGLNKNLGLLLVTINQYFLHARILKNWGLEELSEHFYKQSIREMKSADALIERILLLEGLPNLQELGKLLIGENTVEIIKCDLAKEEEKHAELAAAIALCEEQQDYVSRALLEKQKDINEEQIDWLETQQELIAKMGLENYLQSGAQED; encoded by the coding sequence ATGCAAGGCGACCGCACCGTTATCCGCGGGCTGAACAAAAACCTCGGCCTGCTGCTGGTAACCATCAACCAATACTTCCTCCACGCCCGTATCTTGAAAAACTGGGGTTTGGAAGAATTGTCGGAACACTTCTACAAACAATCCATCCGCGAGATGAAATCGGCCGACGCGCTGATCGAGCGCATCCTCCTGCTCGAAGGCCTGCCCAACCTGCAAGAGCTGGGCAAGCTGCTGATCGGCGAGAACACGGTTGAAATCATCAAATGCGATTTGGCCAAAGAAGAAGAAAAACACGCCGAGCTGGCCGCCGCCATCGCCCTGTGCGAAGAGCAGCAGGATTACGTCAGCCGTGCGCTGCTGGAAAAGCAGAAAGACATCAACGAAGAGCAAATCGACTGGCTGGAAACCCAGCAGGAGCTGATTGCCAAAATGGGCTTGGAAAACTACCTCCAATCCGGGGCGCAAGAGGACTGA
- the typA gene encoding translational GTPase TypA — protein sequence MKQIRNIAIIAHVDHGKTTLVDQLLRQSGTFRANQQVDERVMDSNDLEKERGITILAKNTAIEYEGYHINIVDTPGHADFGGEVERVLGMVDCVVLLVDAQEGPMPQTRFVTKKALALGLRPIVVINKIDKPSARASWVIDQTFELFDKLGASDEQLDFPIVYASGLSGFARLEEDGTENDMRVLFETILKHTPEPSGDADAPLQLQISQLDYDNYTGRLGIGRILNGRIKPGQVVAVMNHETQVAQGRINQLLGFKGLERVPQDEAEAGDIVIISGIEDIGIGVTICDKENPVGVPMLSVDEPTLTMDFMVNTSPLAGTEGKFVTSRQIRDRLQKELLTNVALRVEDTADADVFRVSGRGELHLTILLENMRREGYEMAVGKPRVVFREINGQKCEPYENLTVDVPDDNQGAVMEELGRRRGELTNMESDGNGRTRLEYHIPARGLIGFQGEFMTMTRGTGLMSHVFDDYAPVKPDMPGRHNGVLVSQEQGEAVAYALWNLEDRGRMFVSPGEKIYEGMIIGIHSRDNDLVVNPLKGKKLTNVRASGTDEAVRLTTPIKLTLESAVEFIDDDELVEITPQSIRLRKRYLSEIERRRHFKKPD from the coding sequence ATGAAACAAATCCGCAACATCGCCATCATCGCCCACGTCGACCACGGCAAAACCACCCTCGTAGACCAGCTCTTGCGCCAGTCCGGCACATTCCGCGCCAACCAGCAGGTTGACGAGCGCGTGATGGACAGCAACGACCTCGAAAAAGAACGCGGCATTACCATACTCGCCAAAAACACCGCCATCGAATACGAGGGCTACCACATCAATATCGTCGATACTCCGGGACACGCCGACTTCGGCGGCGAAGTGGAGCGCGTATTAGGCATGGTGGATTGCGTGGTATTGCTGGTTGACGCACAGGAAGGCCCGATGCCGCAAACCCGCTTCGTTACCAAAAAAGCCTTGGCACTCGGCCTGCGCCCGATTGTGGTCATCAACAAAATCGACAAACCGTCCGCCCGTGCAAGCTGGGTGATTGACCAGACTTTCGAGTTGTTTGACAAGCTCGGCGCAAGCGACGAACAGTTGGATTTCCCCATTGTTTATGCGTCGGGTTTGAGCGGCTTTGCACGCTTGGAGGAAGACGGCACCGAAAACGATATGCGCGTGTTGTTTGAAACCATTTTGAAGCACACGCCCGAGCCAAGCGGCGATGCCGATGCACCCCTGCAACTGCAAATTTCGCAACTGGACTACGACAACTACACCGGCCGCCTCGGCATCGGCCGCATTCTCAACGGCCGCATCAAACCCGGCCAGGTTGTTGCCGTAATGAACCACGAAACCCAAGTCGCCCAAGGCCGCATCAACCAGTTGCTCGGCTTCAAAGGCTTGGAGCGCGTGCCGCAAGATGAAGCCGAAGCCGGCGACATCGTGATTATTTCCGGCATTGAAGACATCGGCATCGGCGTAACCATTTGCGATAAAGAAAACCCCGTCGGCGTACCGATGCTCAGCGTGGACGAACCGACGCTGACGATGGACTTCATGGTCAACACCAGCCCGCTGGCCGGCACCGAAGGCAAATTCGTAACCAGCCGCCAAATCCGCGACCGCCTGCAAAAAGAGCTGCTCACCAACGTTGCCCTGCGCGTGGAAGACACCGCCGATGCCGACGTATTCCGCGTATCGGGACGCGGCGAGCTGCACCTGACCATTTTGCTGGAAAACATGCGCCGCGAAGGTTACGAGATGGCCGTCGGCAAACCGCGCGTGGTATTCCGCGAAATTAACGGCCAAAAATGCGAGCCGTATGAAAACCTTACCGTGGATGTGCCCGACGACAACCAGGGCGCGGTGATGGAAGAACTCGGCCGCCGCCGTGGCGAGCTGACCAATATGGAAAGCGACGGCAACGGCCGTACCCGCCTCGAATACCATATTCCCGCACGCGGCCTGATCGGATTCCAAGGCGAATTTATGACCATGACGCGCGGCACAGGCCTGATGAGCCATGTGTTTGACGACTACGCGCCCGTGAAACCCGATATGCCCGGCCGCCACAACGGCGTACTCGTCTCACAAGAGCAAGGCGAAGCCGTAGCCTACGCGCTGTGGAACTTGGAAGACCGCGGCCGCATGTTTGTTTCGCCCGGCGAAAAAATCTACGAAGGCATGATTATCGGCATCCACAGCCGCGACAACGATTTGGTGGTCAACCCGCTCAAGGGCAAAAAACTCACCAACGTGCGCGCCAGCGGCACCGACGAAGCCGTGCGCCTGACCACGCCGATTAAATTAACGCTCGAGAGCGCGGTGGAATTTATCGATGACGACGAACTGGTGGAAATCACCCCACAATCCATCCGCCTGCGCAAACGCTATCTGAGCGAAATCGAACGCCGCCGTCATTTTAAAAAGCCGGATTAA
- the zupT gene encoding zinc transporter ZupT: MTAALPHLFTAFAITAAAGLFTVFGSAMVVFSKTPNPRVLSFGLAFAGGAMVYVSLTEIFSKSAEAFAQAYGQQRGFAAATLAFLAGLALIAFIDRMIPNPHETLDPHDPAFQENKRRHAARVGIMAAVAITAHNFPEGLATFFATLENPAVGLPLALAIAVHNIPEGISIAAPVYFATRSRSKTVLACLVSGLAEPLGAVLGYVFLKPFLSPPVFGAVFGIIAGVMVFLALDELLPAAKRYSDGHETVYGLTSGMAVIALSLVLFNF; this comes from the coding sequence ATGACCGCCGCCCTCCCCCATCTGTTTACCGCTTTTGCCATTACCGCCGCCGCCGGGCTGTTTACCGTGTTCGGCAGCGCGATGGTGGTCTTTTCCAAAACGCCCAATCCGCGCGTACTCTCTTTCGGCCTGGCCTTTGCCGGCGGGGCGATGGTGTATGTGTCGCTGACCGAGATTTTCTCGAAATCCGCCGAAGCCTTCGCGCAGGCCTACGGGCAGCAGCGCGGCTTTGCCGCCGCCACTCTGGCCTTTCTCGCCGGCTTGGCCCTTATCGCCTTCATCGACCGCATGATTCCCAACCCGCATGAAACGCTCGACCCGCACGACCCCGCGTTTCAGGAAAACAAACGCCGCCACGCCGCCCGCGTCGGCATTATGGCCGCCGTCGCCATTACCGCACACAACTTTCCGGAAGGGCTGGCCACCTTTTTCGCCACGCTGGAAAACCCCGCCGTCGGCCTGCCGCTTGCGCTGGCAATTGCGGTGCACAATATTCCCGAAGGCATTTCCATCGCCGCGCCGGTATATTTCGCCACCCGCAGCCGCAGCAAAACCGTACTTGCCTGCCTGGTTTCCGGTTTGGCCGAACCTTTGGGCGCGGTGTTGGGTTATGTGTTTTTGAAACCTTTTCTGTCCCCGCCCGTATTCGGTGCGGTGTTCGGCATCATTGCGGGCGTGATGGTCTTTCTCGCGCTGGACGAGCTGCTGCCTGCCGCCAAACGCTATTCGGACGGCCACGAAACCGTATACGGTCTGACTTCCGGCATGGCGGTCATCGCGCTGAGCCTGGTGCTGTTCAATTTTTAA